Proteins encoded by one window of Deinococcus aerophilus:
- a CDS encoding O-antigen ligase family protein, whose product MTLRPRVVLILEWLALVLACLTLMWGPLAQGSTFGWGLDGLILLGGLTCAVFLMAAAVRGRVHVSNPWWLAAALAFLGWIWASTGWAPYRWEALLWAGAWTAIIGTAICLHLLATTRGKQAVVLGVMALTGATALALAYLQTLGVVVPFFTYPPNIGPGMVTGPYFNPSHFSGFLIPIAALLVSLILFTRPHIHTLILAAFLVMLHVLNLKTDSSSIPGVLLATALPLLVWIWTKSKWVGTVLTVLACGSVLAGAFLFLQPEGQKQFSAYQKQIGLNNTWSRFLEGRQGTWRYGREMWQQAPLTGVGIGQLSSEAPRYRAREREAGTGIDRKAVNYAHSDALQLLAELGLPGLVLAFLTLGLPLMHRRSTPAQLVWWTALPVLLFVGLYDSHATAIPGTAMLIFALASLAAVCRPVLASKATDREAARTSTAQAA is encoded by the coding sequence ATGACTTTACGACCGCGAGTGGTTTTGATTCTTGAATGGCTGGCTCTCGTCCTGGCGTGCCTGACCCTGATGTGGGGTCCTCTGGCGCAGGGAAGCACCTTTGGCTGGGGGCTGGATGGTCTGATCCTGCTGGGCGGTCTCACCTGCGCCGTTTTCCTGATGGCCGCAGCTGTTCGGGGTAGGGTTCATGTCTCCAACCCGTGGTGGCTGGCAGCAGCGCTTGCATTTCTTGGCTGGATATGGGCCAGCACAGGCTGGGCCCCTTACAGATGGGAGGCCCTTCTGTGGGCAGGGGCATGGACTGCCATTATTGGAACGGCCATATGTCTCCATCTTCTCGCCACCACACGGGGCAAACAGGCAGTGGTGCTGGGCGTCATGGCTTTAACAGGGGCAACGGCTCTTGCTCTCGCCTACCTGCAAACGCTGGGAGTAGTGGTGCCGTTCTTTACATATCCCCCCAACATTGGACCGGGTATGGTGACCGGACCCTACTTCAACCCAAGTCACTTCAGCGGCTTCCTTATTCCGATTGCGGCACTTCTTGTTTCCCTGATCCTGTTCACGCGTCCGCACATCCACACGCTCATTCTGGCGGCGTTCCTGGTGATGCTGCATGTTCTGAATCTCAAGACAGACAGCAGCAGTATTCCAGGCGTCCTGCTGGCGACAGCGTTGCCGCTGCTGGTATGGATCTGGACCAAGAGCAAATGGGTGGGGACAGTGCTCACGGTGCTGGCCTGTGGCAGTGTTCTGGCAGGAGCCTTCTTGTTCCTGCAACCGGAGGGCCAGAAGCAGTTTTCTGCGTACCAGAAACAGATAGGCTTGAACAACACTTGGTCAAGATTCCTGGAGGGGCGCCAGGGCACCTGGCGATATGGGCGCGAAATGTGGCAGCAAGCTCCCCTGACGGGTGTAGGGATCGGTCAACTCTCCAGCGAGGCTCCCCGGTACCGGGCCCGTGAACGCGAAGCCGGAACAGGCATAGACCGGAAAGCGGTCAATTACGCCCACAGCGACGCCCTGCAACTACTTGCCGAACTGGGGCTCCCCGGCCTGGTCCTCGCCTTTCTGACCCTGGGCCTGCCCCTGATGCATCGGCGTTCCACACCCGCACAACTGGTGTGGTGGACGGCCCTTCCTGTCCTCTTGTTTGTCGGCCTCTATGACTCGCATGCCACGGCCATTCCGGGTACCGCGATGCTGATCTTCGCTCTGGCCAGCCTTGCTGCGGTTTGCCGCCCGGTTCTGGCTTCGAAGGCCACTGATCGGGAGGCGGCCAGAACCTCTACAGCACAGGCGGCCTGA
- a CDS encoding diguanylate cyclase domain-containing protein, with protein sequence MLFDLPLHPEHPDPLTGLPTRQELGAHLLALCGQGQGSLLLCDLDYLKLINDTLGHPAGDAALRDLAATLRGGLQPGWQAYRLGGDEFAVVAPVEAAGLQAWAGGVLAGLAARPGQPLQISAGVAGVCALSTPAGLLAQADRRLYAAKRRGRGRVVGDDGPSPPADHGQRLLERDEELAQLTARLRAALAEPQGGTGETLEIRALPGGGLSAFLVVADRTARLLGYRTLRLRGGEGRQLRQYGAWATATLNGVPLRGPPGVLPASDRPLALLFDRPEDFDPHTLEALGALRSEARLCINGSTLAGSKGDREGMGPSFIWLPPLSEGAVGAVAGMLGGVPLAGPVQAWLAWRSGGAPAEVERWLGALKLEAGLRGEDPQRLTASWPQRATPDHRAPEPGWQWSVSQHLNRPPHWERPYLWGRSAGMRAAADALQRAEPVVLTGPAGRGRTRLAEQLLMECGPGYPGGARVVPLAGTSSAGELLSRLAQALLGQPADLGGLDSLGRVLARRPTLLLLDDLSPGVGTGTLEQLLSFAPATRLIITAPHALGLRREVVLPVPLLHEATVRASLQQVASPGALTERALAWTGGEPARLQDVLRMLIIDASGGLLGDLLAGPSPHGGLPLGLAERQALAALGLFGDVFSLPWGQAVTGASPLMLSALREHGYLVSVGNGLYRLAGGLGMGKVLAPGPSAAWLRQARRRALQEVRRTLDDSTAPDRRTWLERLDAAYVPLRSLLTGLLRHGLPNHGPEAGLIDAVVALSRYRISRTYFLDARADLEQLLSQTSPAHGAAQTGVLRGVRLAEVRLALAQTLQHLGEYAPATALTGAVGTERQLPVAYRARALLIEARILHRRSEYPLARATYHHAQALLVRTRTARRAPELLAQALGGQARSLIYLDDLPEARRLIAGALETLGPDRDPLLRAFLLNTAGLIETEDRQLETAETHLNASLQLYEAHGDREGLILNRMGLTWVRLLRGDGEGSAALGRVLLREAQDAAQIWEIANILLNLGHAERVRGRSAEARRHYQHAEELVSEEDAPSLHAERLGGLAWCAHDEGNLDEARHLLAQALAHPGANAEVRHFFAPLQAALNGSGS encoded by the coding sequence ATGCTGTTTGACCTGCCGCTTCATCCGGAGCACCCGGACCCCCTGACCGGTCTGCCGACGCGCCAGGAGTTGGGTGCCCATCTGCTCGCCTTATGCGGGCAGGGGCAGGGCAGCCTGCTGTTGTGTGATCTGGACTATCTCAAACTGATCAACGACACGCTGGGACATCCGGCGGGTGACGCGGCGCTGCGGGACCTAGCGGCCACCCTGCGCGGTGGGCTACAGCCCGGTTGGCAGGCCTACCGGCTGGGCGGCGACGAGTTTGCCGTGGTGGCCCCGGTGGAGGCCGCCGGGTTGCAGGCCTGGGCCGGTGGGGTGCTGGCTGGGCTGGCGGCGCGGCCCGGGCAGCCTCTGCAGATCAGCGCCGGGGTGGCCGGAGTGTGCGCGCTGAGCACGCCCGCCGGTCTGCTGGCACAGGCAGACCGGCGGCTGTACGCCGCCAAGCGGCGGGGGCGGGGACGTGTGGTGGGGGACGACGGACCTTCGCCCCCGGCCGACCACGGCCAGCGTCTGCTGGAACGTGACGAGGAGCTGGCCCAGCTCACCGCGCGTCTGCGGGCGGCCCTGGCCGAACCTCAGGGCGGGACGGGAGAGACGCTGGAAATCCGGGCGTTGCCCGGCGGCGGCCTGAGTGCCTTTCTGGTCGTGGCCGATCGCACGGCGCGGCTGCTGGGTTACCGGACGCTGCGGCTGCGCGGCGGCGAGGGCCGTCAGCTGCGGCAGTACGGTGCCTGGGCGACGGCCACCCTGAACGGCGTGCCCCTGCGCGGACCGCCCGGCGTCCTACCGGCCTCGGACCGGCCGCTGGCCCTGCTGTTTGACCGTCCCGAGGACTTCGATCCGCACACCCTGGAAGCCCTGGGTGCGCTGCGCTCGGAGGCCCGGCTGTGCATCAATGGCAGCACCCTGGCGGGAAGCAAGGGGGACCGCGAGGGGATGGGGCCGTCCTTTATCTGGCTGCCGCCGCTGAGCGAGGGCGCGGTCGGTGCGGTGGCCGGGATGCTGGGCGGTGTTCCGCTCGCCGGGCCGGTGCAGGCCTGGCTGGCGTGGCGTTCCGGCGGCGCCCCCGCCGAGGTAGAGCGCTGGCTGGGGGCCCTGAAACTGGAGGCCGGGCTGCGCGGCGAGGACCCACAGCGGCTGACGGCAAGCTGGCCGCAGCGGGCCACGCCGGACCACCGCGCCCCCGAGCCCGGCTGGCAGTGGAGCGTGTCGCAGCACCTCAACCGCCCGCCCCACTGGGAGCGGCCCTACCTGTGGGGGCGCAGCGCCGGAATGCGGGCGGCGGCGGACGCCCTGCAGCGCGCGGAGCCGGTCGTACTCACGGGCCCGGCCGGGCGGGGGCGTACCCGGCTGGCCGAACAGCTGCTCATGGAGTGCGGCCCGGGTTATCCCGGAGGGGCCCGGGTCGTTCCCCTGGCCGGCACCAGCAGCGCCGGAGAACTGCTGAGTCGTCTGGCGCAGGCGCTGCTGGGACAGCCGGCCGACCTGGGCGGCCTGGACAGCCTGGGGCGCGTGCTGGCACGGCGGCCCACCCTGCTGCTGCTCGACGATCTGTCGCCCGGGGTGGGCACCGGGACGCTGGAACAGCTGCTGAGCTTTGCGCCGGCCACCCGCCTGATCATCACCGCTCCGCACGCGTTGGGCCTGCGCCGCGAAGTGGTGCTCCCCGTGCCGTTGCTGCACGAGGCCACCGTGCGGGCCAGCCTGCAGCAGGTGGCGTCGCCTGGCGCGCTGACCGAGCGAGCACTGGCCTGGACCGGTGGAGAGCCGGCGCGGCTGCAAGACGTCCTGCGGATGCTGATCATCGACGCCTCGGGCGGGTTGCTGGGAGACCTGCTGGCAGGCCCCAGTCCGCACGGTGGCCTGCCGCTGGGTCTCGCCGAGCGGCAGGCCCTGGCGGCGCTGGGGCTGTTCGGCGACGTGTTCAGTCTGCCGTGGGGCCAGGCGGTGACCGGGGCCTCCCCGCTGATGCTCTCGGCGCTGCGCGAACACGGGTATCTGGTGTCGGTTGGAAACGGCCTGTACCGCCTGGCCGGGGGCCTGGGCATGGGAAAGGTCCTGGCCCCCGGGCCCTCCGCGGCGTGGCTGCGCCAGGCCCGACGCCGCGCCCTGCAGGAGGTGCGCCGCACCCTCGACGACTCCACCGCCCCCGACCGCCGCACGTGGCTGGAGCGCCTGGACGCCGCCTATGTTCCGCTGCGCTCACTGCTGACCGGCCTGCTGCGCCACGGGCTGCCGAACCACGGCCCGGAAGCGGGCCTGATTGACGCGGTGGTCGCTCTGAGCCGTTACCGCATCTCGCGCACCTACTTTCTGGATGCCCGCGCCGATCTGGAGCAGCTGCTGTCCCAGACCAGTCCGGCGCATGGGGCCGCACAAACCGGGGTGCTGCGCGGCGTCCGGCTGGCCGAGGTCCGCCTCGCCCTGGCCCAGACTCTGCAGCACCTCGGGGAGTACGCGCCCGCCACGGCCCTGACCGGCGCGGTGGGGACTGAGCGGCAGCTGCCGGTGGCGTATCGGGCCCGCGCCCTGCTCATCGAGGCCCGCATCCTGCACCGCCGCAGCGAGTACCCGCTGGCCCGCGCCACCTACCACCACGCGCAGGCGCTGCTGGTCCGGACCCGCACGGCGCGGCGCGCGCCGGAGCTGCTCGCGCAGGCCCTGGGTGGGCAGGCCCGCAGCCTGATCTATCTGGATGATCTGCCCGAGGCCCGCCGCCTGATCGCCGGAGCGCTGGAGACGCTGGGGCCAGACCGCGACCCCCTGCTGCGCGCCTTTTTACTGAACACCGCCGGCCTGATCGAGACCGAGGACCGGCAGCTGGAAACGGCCGAGACCCACCTGAACGCCTCGCTGCAGCTGTACGAGGCTCACGGCGACCGCGAGGGTCTGATCCTGAACCGCATGGGGCTGACCTGGGTGCGGCTGCTGCGCGGGGACGGCGAGGGCAGCGCCGCGCTGGGCCGGGTGCTGCTGCGCGAGGCCCAGGACGCTGCACAGATCTGGGAGATCGCCAACATTCTGCTGAATCTGGGCCACGCCGAGCGGGTGCGGGGGCGCAGCGCCGAGGCCCGCCGGCACTACCAGCACGCCGAGGAACTCGTGAGCGAGGAGGATGCGCCCTCGCTGCATGCCGAACGGCTGGGCGGCTTGGCATGGTGCGCCCATGATGAGGGCAACCTCGACGAGGCCCGGCATCTGCTGGCCCAGGCGCTGGCCCACCCGGGGGCAAACGCTGAGGTCCGGCACTTCTTTGCCCCGCTGCAGGCGGCGCTGAACGGGTCCGGTTCCTGA
- a CDS encoding 2'-5' RNA ligase family protein, with amino-acid sequence MGPSSLLALLPPPDLTARIQEFRAAHALRDAAAVPHITVKPRSGLDPDRDWQAPLRAVVAVRPPVRVSVGGARLFGNGSAVYLEVRSAEAVRLHLALLNALRPARVFGYEGPGLQLHLSLALAQRGVELPPLLAAARREFADLAAQPRSFVVTAVTVMRKSGPGGVYLPVEDWPLGAGSLEAGSLGGQPPGHSTPE; translated from the coding sequence GTGGGTCCCTCGTCTCTGCTGGCGCTGCTGCCCCCGCCGGACCTCACGGCGCGCATTCAGGAGTTCCGGGCCGCGCACGCCCTGAGGGACGCTGCCGCCGTACCACATATCACCGTCAAGCCGCGCAGCGGTCTGGACCCGGATCGGGACTGGCAGGCCCCCCTGCGGGCAGTGGTCGCGGTGCGTCCCCCCGTGCGCGTCTCGGTGGGCGGCGCGCGGCTGTTCGGCAACGGCAGCGCCGTGTATCTGGAGGTGCGCAGCGCGGAAGCGGTCCGGCTGCACCTGGCCCTGCTGAACGCACTGAGACCCGCCCGCGTCTTTGGGTACGAGGGGCCAGGGCTGCAACTGCACCTTTCGCTGGCCCTGGCGCAGCGTGGGGTGGAACTGCCGCCGTTGCTGGCGGCGGCGCGGCGGGAGTTTGCCGATCTGGCCGCGCAGCCCCGGTCCTTCGTGGTCACGGCGGTCACGGTGATGCGCAAATCTGGGCCGGGCGGCGTGTATCTGCCGGTCGAGGACTGGCCGCTGGGCGCCGGATCACTGGAGGCCGGGTCATTGGGGGGACAGCCGCCGGGGCACAGCACGCCAGAATGA
- a CDS encoding cupin domain-containing protein produces MTQQSSGQQYKVSRSETRHGENGEHHLVGGQKGSMRLWHKEQPSDTADKQPHANDYETLGYVISGKVELTLDGQTLTLGEGDSYCVPQGMSHTYRVLETLTAVEVTTPAQSS; encoded by the coding sequence ATGACACAGCAAAGCAGCGGGCAGCAGTACAAGGTCAGCCGCAGTGAAACCCGCCACGGCGAGAACGGTGAGCACCACCTGGTCGGCGGGCAAAAGGGCAGCATGCGCCTGTGGCACAAGGAGCAGCCCAGCGACACTGCAGACAAGCAGCCTCACGCCAACGACTACGAAACGCTGGGGTACGTCATCAGCGGCAAGGTCGAGCTGACGCTGGACGGCCAGACCCTGACCCTGGGCGAGGGCGACAGCTACTGCGTGCCGCAGGGCATGTCCCACACCTACCGGGTGCTGGAAACACTGACTGCCGTGGAAGTGACCACGCCCGCGCAGTCGTCCTGA
- the gcvT gene encoding glycine cleavage system aminomethyltransferase GcvT: MTQTPSPAAAPSSEPPLKRTPLHAAHLRAGARMVPFGGWDMPVQYAGVKAEHDAVRSRAGVFDVSHMGEFRITGPEALSFLQSVTTNDVGKLRPGRAHYNWLPGEAGGLVDDIYIYMVATDEYLMVVNASNIDKDWTHLQKHAAGHDVTLTNESDRWALLAVQGPRAAELLQPFSDTDLAAKKKNAYFAARLFGFDVMLARTGYTGEDGFEVFVEASEAETLWDKLLAIGITPAGLGARDTLRLEAGFPLYGHEFSDTIHPLSSTYSWVVKDKEHLGRAHISAAPPQKLIGLKLERVPMREGYPVYAGDVQVGHVTSGSSSPTLGHPIAMALVDAAHAGADTFEVEVRGKRHAAVRVELPFYRGA; encoded by the coding sequence GTGACCCAGACTCCTTCTCCCGCGGCGGCACCGTCGTCCGAGCCTCCGCTCAAGCGCACGCCGCTGCACGCCGCCCACCTGCGCGCGGGGGCCCGCATGGTGCCCTTCGGCGGCTGGGACATGCCGGTGCAGTATGCAGGCGTGAAGGCCGAACACGACGCCGTGCGCTCCCGTGCAGGCGTGTTCGATGTCTCGCACATGGGTGAGTTCCGCATCACCGGTCCAGAGGCCCTGTCCTTCCTGCAGAGCGTGACCACCAACGATGTGGGCAAGCTGCGCCCCGGCCGCGCCCATTACAACTGGCTGCCGGGCGAGGCGGGCGGGCTGGTGGATGACATCTACATCTACATGGTCGCCACAGACGAGTACCTGATGGTGGTCAACGCCAGCAACATCGACAAGGACTGGACGCACCTTCAGAAGCACGCGGCCGGTCACGACGTGACGCTGACCAATGAATCCGACCGCTGGGCGCTGCTGGCGGTGCAGGGGCCGAGGGCGGCCGAACTGCTGCAGCCGTTCAGCGATACGGACCTCGCCGCGAAGAAGAAGAACGCCTACTTTGCCGCCCGGCTCTTTGGCTTCGACGTGATGCTGGCCCGCACCGGCTATACCGGCGAGGACGGCTTCGAGGTCTTTGTCGAGGCCAGCGAGGCCGAGACGCTGTGGGACAAGCTGCTCGCCATCGGCATCACGCCCGCCGGCCTGGGTGCCCGCGACACCCTGCGGCTGGAAGCCGGCTTTCCGCTGTACGGCCATGAGTTCAGCGACACCATCCACCCGCTGAGCAGCACCTACAGCTGGGTGGTCAAGGACAAGGAACACCTGGGCCGCGCCCACATCTCTGCCGCGCCGCCGCAGAAGCTGATCGGACTGAAGCTGGAGCGCGTGCCGATGCGCGAGGGCTACCCGGTGTACGCCGGCGACGTGCAGGTCGGTCACGTCACCAGCGGCAGCAGCAGCCCCACGCTGGGCCATCCAATTGCGATGGCGCTCGTTGACGCCGCCCACGCCGGGGCCGATACCTTTGAAGTCGAGGTGCGCGGCAAACGGCACGCGGCGGTGCGGGTGGAGCTCCCCTTCTACCGGGGCGCATAA
- the gcvP gene encoding aminomethyl-transferring glycine dehydrogenase: protein MRPLSELLNTDDFTRRHIGPTATEQAEMLSALGVSSLDELIATTLPEAIQFHGELTAGPGVTEAQALADLKAVARKNKVFRSYIGMGYAGTHTPGVIGRNMLENPGWYTAYTPYQAEISQGRLEMLLNFQQTVMDLTGMPVSNASLLDEATAAAEAMTLAKRQSKAKGNVFFVADDVHPQTLDVIATRAEYFGFKVVTGDPSGELPEGIFGVLAQYPGTYGDLRDLSPIAGTVHAAGAALIVATDLLACALVTPPGEQGADIVVGSAQRFGVPMGFGGPHAAFLACRSEYQRSMPGRVIGVSKDSRGRPALRMAMQTREQHIRREKATSNICTAQALLANMAAAYAVYHGQEGIRTIAERTHRMAGILARALGDAGLSVNDSFFDTLTFDGDAAAIRGRAEAKGINFRYDGRRIGVTLDETVTVADLSDIIEAITGTAADVLTLDAGAVDGIPTGLKRTSEYLTHPVFNTHHSEHAMLRYLKSLENKDYSLTHGMIPLGSCTMKLNATAEMIPVTWPEFGALHPFAPADQTQGYAQMLAELEGWLADITGYDAVSLQPNSGAQGEYAGLLTIRKYHESRGESHRSVCLIPASAHGTNPASAAMMGMQVVVVKTDTEGNIDFADLKAKAEQHSENLGALMITYPSTHGVYEANVTEVCDLIHEHGGQVYLDGANMNALVGVAKPGLIGSDVSHLNLHKTFAIPHGGGGPGMGPIGVKAHLAPFLPNHAVAPTSDSATGAVSAAPYGSASILPISYLYIRLLGARGLRQSTGVALLNANYIAQQLAGAYPILYSGRNDRIAHECIIDIRPLKAESGISEEDIAKRLMDYGFHAPTMSFPVPGTLMIEPTESEPKAELDRFITAMLGIRREIQEVQDGLIKADDSPLKHAPHTQEDLLQTEWNRAYSREVGAFPSAAQRAWKYWPAVNRVDNVYGDRNFVCSCPPMEEWVEA from the coding sequence ATGCGTCCCCTGTCTGAACTGCTGAACACCGATGACTTCACCCGCCGCCACATTGGCCCCACCGCCACCGAGCAGGCCGAGATGCTGTCTGCGCTGGGCGTGTCCAGCCTGGACGAGCTGATTGCCACCACCCTGCCCGAGGCCATTCAGTTCCACGGCGAGTTGACGGCGGGGCCGGGCGTCACCGAGGCCCAGGCGCTGGCCGACCTGAAGGCCGTGGCCCGGAAGAACAAGGTGTTCCGCAGCTACATCGGCATGGGCTACGCGGGAACTCACACGCCGGGGGTGATCGGGCGCAACATGCTGGAGAATCCGGGCTGGTACACCGCCTACACGCCGTATCAGGCCGAGATCTCGCAGGGGCGGCTGGAAATGCTGCTGAACTTCCAGCAGACCGTGATGGACCTGACCGGCATGCCCGTGAGCAACGCCTCCCTGCTGGACGAGGCGACGGCGGCGGCCGAGGCCATGACGCTCGCCAAGCGGCAGAGCAAGGCCAAGGGCAACGTGTTCTTTGTGGCCGATGACGTTCACCCGCAGACGCTGGACGTGATTGCCACCCGTGCGGAGTACTTTGGCTTCAAGGTGGTCACGGGCGATCCGTCCGGCGAGCTGCCAGAGGGCATCTTCGGCGTGCTGGCCCAGTACCCCGGCACCTACGGCGACCTGCGCGACCTCTCCCCCATCGCCGGGACGGTGCATGCGGCGGGCGCGGCGCTGATCGTGGCGACCGACCTGCTCGCGTGCGCGCTGGTCACGCCGCCCGGCGAGCAGGGCGCGGACATCGTGGTGGGCAGCGCCCAGCGCTTCGGCGTGCCGATGGGCTTCGGCGGACCGCACGCGGCGTTCCTGGCGTGCCGCAGTGAGTACCAGCGCTCCATGCCCGGGCGCGTGATCGGCGTGAGCAAGGACAGCCGGGGCCGCCCCGCGCTGCGCATGGCGATGCAGACCCGCGAGCAGCACATCCGGCGCGAGAAGGCCACCTCCAACATCTGCACGGCGCAGGCACTGCTCGCGAACATGGCGGCGGCGTATGCCGTGTACCACGGTCAGGAAGGCATCCGCACCATTGCCGAGCGTACGCACCGCATGGCCGGGATTCTGGCGAGGGCGCTGGGCGACGCGGGTCTGTCCGTCAACGACAGCTTCTTTGACACGCTGACCTTCGACGGTGACGCGGCGGCCATCCGTGGGCGGGCCGAAGCGAAGGGCATCAACTTCCGCTACGACGGCAGGCGCATCGGCGTCACGCTGGACGAGACGGTCACGGTGGCCGACCTCTCGGACATCATCGAGGCGATCACCGGAACTGCGGCGGACGTGCTGACGCTGGATGCGGGCGCGGTGGACGGCATCCCCACCGGCCTGAAGCGCACCTCCGAATACCTCACGCACCCGGTGTTCAACACGCACCACAGCGAGCACGCCATGCTGCGTTACCTCAAGAGCCTGGAGAACAAGGATTACAGCCTGACGCACGGCATGATTCCGCTGGGCAGCTGCACCATGAAGCTCAATGCCACCGCCGAGATGATTCCGGTGACGTGGCCCGAGTTCGGCGCGCTGCACCCGTTTGCGCCCGCCGATCAGACCCAGGGCTACGCACAGATGCTGGCCGAGCTGGAGGGCTGGCTGGCCGACATCACCGGCTACGACGCCGTGAGCCTGCAACCCAACAGCGGGGCGCAGGGCGAGTACGCGGGCCTGCTGACCATCCGCAAGTACCACGAGAGCCGGGGCGAGAGCCACCGCAGCGTGTGCCTGATTCCGGCGAGCGCCCACGGCACCAACCCCGCAAGCGCCGCCATGATGGGCATGCAGGTCGTGGTGGTCAAGACCGACACCGAGGGCAACATCGACTTTGCCGACCTGAAGGCCAAGGCCGAGCAGCACAGCGAGAACCTGGGCGCGCTGATGATCACCTACCCGAGCACGCACGGCGTCTACGAGGCCAACGTGACCGAGGTCTGTGACCTGATCCACGAGCACGGCGGGCAGGTGTACCTCGACGGCGCGAACATGAACGCGCTGGTGGGGGTGGCCAAGCCGGGGCTGATCGGCAGCGACGTTTCACACCTGAACCTGCACAAGACCTTTGCCATTCCGCACGGCGGCGGCGGGCCGGGCATGGGGCCGATCGGGGTAAAGGCGCATCTCGCTCCGTTCCTGCCCAACCACGCCGTTGCGCCCACCAGCGACAGCGCCACCGGGGCCGTGAGCGCCGCGCCGTACGGCAGCGCGAGCATTCTGCCGATTTCCTACCTGTACATCCGGCTGCTGGGGGCACGCGGCCTGCGCCAGAGCACGGGCGTGGCGCTGCTGAATGCCAACTACATCGCGCAGCAATTGGCCGGCGCGTACCCGATTCTGTACAGCGGGCGCAACGACCGCATCGCGCACGAGTGCATCATCGACATCCGGCCCCTCAAGGCCGAGAGCGGCATCAGCGAGGAGGACATTGCCAAGAGATTGATGGACTACGGCTTCCACGCCCCCACCATGAGCTTCCCGGTGCCCGGCACGCTGATGATCGAACCCACCGAATCCGAGCCAAAGGCCGAGCTCGACCGCTTTATCACCGCCATGCTGGGCATCCGCCGCGAGATTCAGGAAGTTCAGGACGGCCTGATTAAAGCCGACGACAGCCCGCTGAAGCACGCGCCGCACACCCAGGAAGACCTGCTGCAGACCGAGTGGAACCGCGCCTACAGCCGCGAGGTGGGAGCCTTCCCCAGCGCCGCGCAGCGGGCGTGGAAGTACTGGCCCGCCGTGAACCGGGTGGACAACGTGTACGGCGACCGGAACTTCGTGTGCAGTTGCCCGCCGATGGAAGAATGGGTAGAGGCCTGA
- the gcvH gene encoding glycine cleavage system protein GcvH: protein MNTPTELKYAASHEWLAADGTVGISDFAQDQLGDVVYVELPEVGREVKAGETVAVVESVKTASDIYAPASGTITAVNDELGGNPELVNSGPYEGGWLFRMDVTEEGDLMDAAAYAESAEG, encoded by the coding sequence ATGAATACCCCCACCGAACTGAAATACGCCGCCTCACACGAGTGGCTCGCCGCAGACGGCACCGTCGGCATCTCCGATTTCGCGCAGGACCAGCTGGGCGACGTGGTGTATGTCGAGCTGCCCGAGGTGGGCCGCGAGGTCAAGGCCGGCGAGACCGTGGCGGTGGTGGAGTCGGTCAAGACGGCCAGCGACATCTATGCTCCGGCCAGCGGCACCATCACCGCCGTCAACGACGAGCTGGGAGGCAACCCCGAACTCGTGAACTCCGGTCCCTACGAGGGCGGCTGGCTGTTCCGGATGGACGTGACCGAGGAAGGCGACCTGATGGACGCCGCAGCCTACGCGGAGTCTGCCGAGGGCTAA
- a CDS encoding type 1 glutamine amidotransferase domain-containing protein yields the protein MSEQRLQGKKIAILAADGFEQVELLHPREALHQAGATTEVISLESGQIQGLNHIDKGEQVKVDRTVQDVRAAEYDGLLLPGGAVNPDTLRLNDHAVKLVREFYDSGKPIAAICHAPWMLSESGVVRGLHMTSWPSLQHELKLGGAEWVDQEVVTDRGVVTSRKPDDIPAFNRKMIEEFAEGDHARRQSQRR from the coding sequence ATGAGTGAACAGCGATTGCAGGGCAAGAAAATCGCCATCCTCGCCGCCGACGGCTTCGAGCAGGTGGAGCTGCTGCACCCGCGCGAGGCGCTGCATCAGGCGGGGGCCACCACCGAGGTCATCAGCCTGGAGTCCGGCCAGATTCAGGGCCTGAACCACATCGACAAGGGCGAGCAGGTCAAGGTGGACCGGACAGTGCAGGACGTGCGCGCCGCCGAGTACGATGGGCTGCTGCTGCCGGGCGGGGCTGTGAACCCGGACACCCTGCGCCTGAACGATCACGCCGTGAAGCTGGTCCGCGAGTTCTACGACAGCGGCAAACCCATCGCCGCGATCTGTCACGCACCGTGGATGCTCAGCGAAAGCGGCGTGGTGAGGGGGCTGCACATGACAAGCTGGCCCAGCCTGCAGCATGAGCTGAAGCTGGGCGGGGCCGAGTGGGTGGATCAGGAGGTCGTGACCGACCGGGGCGTGGTCACCAGCCGCAAGCCCGACGACATCCCCGCCTTTAACCGCAAGATGATCGAGGAGTTTGCCGAGGGCGACCATGCCCGCCGTCAGTCTCAGCGCCGCTGA